The following nucleotide sequence is from Fibrobacter sp. UBA4297.
AATCTGGAGGCGAACCTTGCGCACCTGGAACGAGGCGGCGCCGTCACCGAGAATCGTTGCGATTGCACCAATCGTCCACTGGGCAGCCGCGAGAATCTTGTCGACAACGACATCGCAGATCCATGCAAGCACGTTAACCGGGATGATACCCACGTACTTATGGATGGAATCGAACAGGAACGTCCACGTAGCCTTGCCACCTTCAGGAGCGGAGCTACCCTTAGCAGCCGGGATACGGGCATTGGCGTAAATCTTGTAAGCGATGAACATACCGAGGAGGGCTGCCACCGTACCGAGAGCAGCAAAGACCACCGGGTTCACGTGGGCGACCACAGCCGGAGTGTTGTAAGCCTGGGCGGCGCCAACGACCGGAGCGAGCGTTTCGGCAAAGAACTTGATGCCGATGGAATCAGCCCAAAGGTAACCGGCAAACACAGCACCGAAGGCAAGAATCACCATCGGGATGAGCATGACAGCCGGAGCTTCGTGGATGTGTTCTTCACTTTCCTTGGAACCGCGGTAGCTACCGAAGAACGTAAGGATAATGAGGCGACCCATGTAGACAGCGGTAATCACAGCCGTAATGAGGCCCACGACGTAAACAGCCTGGCCCATCGTGCCACTCATGAAAATCTTTTCGAGAATCAGGTCCTTAGACCAGAAACCGGAGAATCCCGGGAAGCCGACAATCGCGAGGAACGCAAAGATCATCACGCAGGCGGTCACCGGAGTCTTCTTCAAAAGGCCACCCATCTTGCGCATGTCCTGTTCGCCCGAGAGAGCGTGAATCACAGCACCAGCGCCAAGGAAGAGTGCAGCCTTGAAGAAGGCGTGCGTAAACACGTGGAAGATAGAAGCGTCAAAGGCGCAAACACCAGAAGCCATGAACATGTAACCGAGCTGGCTAATGGTAGAGTAAGCAAGCACCTTCTTGATGTCGTTCTGGAAAAGACCTGCAACAGCAGCCCAGAAAGCAGTGAGCATACCGATCACCACGATAATGTCGAGCACCACCGGGAGGAGAGCAAACATGCTACCGAGACGGGCGAGCAAGTAGACGCCAGAAGTCACCATCGTTGCGGCATGGATCAAGGCAGAAACCGGAGTCGGACCCGCCATAGCATCTGGAAGCCAGGTGAGAAGCGGAATCTGAGCGGACTTACCCGTGCAACCGATGAAGAAGAGGATACCAGCGATAGAGAGAACCGGGATAACCAGGTCAACGTGGTTACCGCTGATGACCATGCTGATGAAATTCGTAAGCACATCGTAGTTGAGGATAGCAGAGCCACCGATCGTCACGAGGCAGAGCATACCGAGCAAGAAGCCGATATCGCCCACGCGGTTCACGATGAAAGCCTTGTTAGCGGCATGGCAATTCTTGATATCCTTGTTCCAGAAACCGATGAGGAGGTAGGAGCAGAGACCCACGCCTTCCCAACCGAGGAACGTGAGGAGCAAGTTGTCCGAGAGCACGAGCACGATCATGCTGAACAAGAAGAGGTTGATGTAGGCGAAGTAACGGGCAAAGCCGCGGTCACCGTGCATGTAACCGATCGAGTAGAGAGCAATGAGAGAGCCGATGCCTGTCACGAACAAAAGCATGATGCGGGAAAGACCATCGAACAGGAATCCGATATCCACGCGGAACATCGGGATGTCAATCCAGTTGCAGAGCGTTTCACGAACGCCGCCTTCCGGCATATTGAGCGAAAGGAGTGCAACACCAGCAAAGGAGAGAGCCGGGAAGAGGACTGCGAGAGTTCCAACGAAACCTTCAGCAGGTCCCTTCTTGCTACCCGAAGAAATGACGGCGATAGCACCGAGGATAATGCATCCCAACAACGGGAAGAGAGGTATCAAACCAAGAGAAATCATTGTTTATTACCCCTTCATGTTAGAATACGTGTCGGCGTCAACGCTTTCACGGTTGCGGAAAATGAGGATGACCATGGCAAGGCCGACGCAAGCTTCAGCGGCAGCGACTGCGATTGAGAACAGCGGAACCACCTGACCCACAATGCTTGCGTCCCCGGGCAAAGTCTTTGCAAAGCCCACGAAGGAGAGGTTCACGGCGTTCAGGGCGAGTTCAACACCCATCAGCACAAAGAACACATTGCGGCGAGAGACCGCGACCATGAGGCCGATGGCGAAAATGACCAGGGCCAAGATCTGAACATATATAGCTTGGAGTTCCATTAGTGTTTATCCTCCGTTTTTTCGGATTCCACAGAACCAAGGCGCTTCTTGGCGAGAAGCACTGCGGCACCCATGGCAGAAAGCAGAAGCACACCGAGGACTTCGAAAAGCACGAAGTAACCAGGGCCGCTCTGAGCTACATCAAAGAGAGTCTTGGAAGTGATTGCCACAGAACCGCGAACCGTTGCAGCATCGAAAGCGATCGGAGCGCGGACGAGGGCAAAGCCCACGAGACCGGCAAGCACGATGACGGCAGGAATCACAAAGAGCGAAACCTTGTCAAACATCGGCGTGTGGGAGTCACGGGCGCCATTCAAGACCATGATCACGAACGTGAGGAGCATCATGATTGCACCTGCGTAGACCATGATCTGCACGACGCCGAGGAACGGGCTTCCGAGAAGGCCGTAGATACCGGCAAGAGACACCATCGAGGCGACCAGCGAAAGGGCGCCATAAAGCGGGTGTCTAGAGAGGAGCACGCAAACGGCACTGCCGACTGCGATCACTGCGAGGACAATGAAATAAATCAATGCAAGCATTATTTGACCTCCATGCCCCAGACCTTGCGGGCCTCGGCATTCTTTGTACCGCCCGGAGCCATCTGGCTCTGTTCGTCATTCGGGTAATCCTTCGGATCCCAGTTGGTGAGATCGTAAAGGTGTGCCACGAAGTCTTCGCGGGAACGGTGTTCGAAAATGATTTGCTTCGTATCCATGCGGAGGGCATCGACCGGGCAGGCTTCGGCGCAAAGACCGCAGAACACGCAAGTCAAGTGGTCGATGTCAAAGCGCATCACGCGCTTTTCGATACGCGGGTCATCGCTCTGCGTTGCTTCAATGAAGATGCAGTGGGCAGGGCAAGCCGCAGCGCACATGCCGCAGGCGACACAGCGAGGCGTACCATCCGGGCGAAGCATCAAGCGGTGCTTGGCACGGTAGGTGTTGCGGATTTCGGGCTGACCTTCCGGATAAGAAATCGTCGGAAGCGTTTCATAACGGAACAAGCCGCGAGCCGCATGCTTAAGGGTTGTCCACAGACCGCGAATCGCCTCGAAAATGTAAAGGCGTTCGATAACGGTCATCGGTTTTTGCTTAATAACGCGCATTAGTTACCCCCTAAGAGTTTTGCAATGACCGCAGTCACCACGAGGTTGATGAGGGC
It contains:
- a CDS encoding NuoI/complex I 23 kDa subunit family protein → MRVIKQKPMTVIERLYIFEAIRGLWTTLKHAARGLFRYETLPTISYPEGQPEIRNTYRAKHRLMLRPDGTPRCVACGMCAAACPAHCIFIEATQSDDPRIEKRVMRFDIDHLTCVFCGLCAEACPVDALRMDTKQIIFEHRSREDFVAHLYDLTNWDPKDYPNDEQSQMAPGGTKNAEARKVWGMEVK
- the nuoK gene encoding NADH-quinone oxidoreductase subunit NuoK, whose product is MELQAIYVQILALVIFAIGLMVAVSRRNVFFVLMGVELALNAVNLSFVGFAKTLPGDASIVGQVVPLFSIAVAAAEACVGLAMVILIFRNRESVDADTYSNMKG
- the nuoL gene encoding NADH-quinone oxidoreductase subunit L, yielding MISLGLIPLFPLLGCIILGAIAVISSGSKKGPAEGFVGTLAVLFPALSFAGVALLSLNMPEGGVRETLCNWIDIPMFRVDIGFLFDGLSRIMLLFVTGIGSLIALYSIGYMHGDRGFARYFAYINLFLFSMIVLVLSDNLLLTFLGWEGVGLCSYLLIGFWNKDIKNCHAANKAFIVNRVGDIGFLLGMLCLVTIGGSAILNYDVLTNFISMVISGNHVDLVIPVLSIAGILFFIGCTGKSAQIPLLTWLPDAMAGPTPVSALIHAATMVTSGVYLLARLGSMFALLPVVLDIIVVIGMLTAFWAAVAGLFQNDIKKVLAYSTISQLGYMFMASGVCAFDASIFHVFTHAFFKAALFLGAGAVIHALSGEQDMRKMGGLLKKTPVTACVMIFAFLAIVGFPGFSGFWSKDLILEKIFMSGTMGQAVYVVGLITAVITAVYMGRLIILTFFGSYRGSKESEEHIHEAPAVMLIPMVILAFGAVFAGYLWADSIGIKFFAETLAPVVGAAQAYNTPAVVAHVNPVVFAALGTVAALLGMFIAYKIYANARIPAAKGSSAPEGGKATWTFLFDSIHKYVGIIPVNVLAWICDVVVDKILAAAQWTIGAIATILGDGAASFQVRKVRLQIALSILGLVALLAIVILTGGTL
- a CDS encoding NADH-quinone oxidoreductase subunit J codes for the protein MLALIYFIVLAVIAVGSAVCVLLSRHPLYGALSLVASMVSLAGIYGLLGSPFLGVVQIMVYAGAIMMLLTFVIMVLNGARDSHTPMFDKVSLFVIPAVIVLAGLVGFALVRAPIAFDAATVRGSVAITSKTLFDVAQSGPGYFVLFEVLGVLLLSAMGAAVLLAKKRLGSVESEKTEDKH